From a single Streptomyces liliifuscus genomic region:
- a CDS encoding MarR family winged helix-turn-helix transcriptional regulator, translating to MPEHETPAGAMDDVDAVTHAVLTASRLLVAVSARSLAEVEERVTLPQVRMLMVLATRGATKLVTLADLLQVAPSTAMRMIDRLIAAGLADRQTNPTNRRETLLQLTEEGRNTVANVTARRRAEISAIVERLTPKQREALVDALTAFNEAGGEPLAPALDDADPYPLGWVDVPATHEA from the coding sequence ATGCCGGAGCACGAAACCCCCGCCGGGGCCATGGACGATGTCGACGCGGTGACCCATGCGGTGCTGACCGCCTCCCGCCTTCTCGTCGCGGTCTCGGCGCGCTCGCTCGCCGAGGTCGAGGAGCGCGTGACGCTGCCGCAGGTGCGGATGCTGATGGTGCTCGCCACCCGCGGCGCCACGAAACTCGTCACGCTCGCCGATCTCCTCCAGGTCGCGCCGTCCACCGCCATGCGCATGATCGACCGGCTCATCGCCGCCGGGCTGGCCGACCGCCAGACCAACCCCACCAACCGCCGCGAGACCCTGCTGCAGCTCACGGAGGAGGGGCGGAACACGGTCGCGAACGTGACCGCCCGTCGGCGCGCCGAGATCTCCGCGATCGTCGAACGGCTCACCCCGAAACAGCGCGAGGCACTCGTCGACGCGCTGACGGCGTTCAACGAGGCGGGCGGTGAACCCCTGGCCCCGGCGCTGGACGACGCGGACCCGTACCCCTTGGGCTGGGTGGACGTGCCCGCAACGCACGAGGCCTGA
- a CDS encoding LacI family DNA-binding transcriptional regulator, with translation MTRSAGDGAPPQGPPKDLPKGRSRRNFAGARPVMDDVARLAGVSKQTVSRVLNDNPSVRPETRESVLTAMRTLGYRPSRSARSLASGRTRMLGVISFDAARFGPASILTAINTAAQEAGYLVSSIALDTADRATVVRAVDTLSAEGADGVIAIAPQRWVGRALAEAQLDTPLMVLENDLGKDASFVTADNRAGARKATEHLLALGHATVWHIAGPTGWLSADRRVEAWRAALEAAGAEIPEPLIGDWSADSGYELGRQLAARTDVTAIFASNDQMALGLLRALYEAGRHVPGDVSVVGYDDIPEAAHLLPPLTTVRTDFPEIGTRSLRLLLSQLDGPPEPAVGRVVPVELIVRRSTGPAPGR, from the coding sequence ATGACCCGAAGTGCCGGTGACGGCGCGCCGCCCCAAGGCCCTCCCAAGGACCTCCCCAAGGGCCGCAGCCGCCGCAACTTCGCGGGCGCGCGGCCGGTGATGGACGACGTGGCGCGCCTGGCCGGCGTCTCCAAGCAGACCGTCTCCCGCGTACTGAACGACAACCCGTCCGTCCGCCCGGAGACCCGCGAGTCGGTCCTGACGGCGATGCGCACGCTCGGTTACCGCCCGAGCCGCAGCGCGCGCTCCCTGGCGAGCGGCAGAACGCGCATGCTGGGTGTGATCTCCTTCGACGCGGCGCGCTTCGGCCCCGCCTCGATCCTGACCGCGATCAACACGGCGGCCCAGGAGGCCGGTTACCTGGTGAGTTCCATCGCGCTGGACACGGCGGACCGGGCCACCGTCGTACGGGCCGTGGACACGCTGTCGGCCGAGGGCGCTGACGGTGTGATCGCCATCGCCCCGCAGCGCTGGGTGGGCAGGGCGCTGGCGGAGGCCCAGCTGGACACCCCGCTGATGGTGCTGGAGAACGACCTGGGCAAGGACGCGTCCTTCGTCACGGCGGACAACCGCGCGGGCGCGCGCAAGGCCACGGAACATCTGCTGGCGCTGGGTCACGCGACGGTCTGGCACATCGCGGGCCCCACGGGCTGGCTGTCCGCGGACCGGAGGGTGGAGGCCTGGCGGGCCGCGCTGGAGGCGGCGGGGGCCGAGATCCCCGAGCCCCTCATCGGCGACTGGAGCGCCGACTCGGGTTACGAACTGGGCCGCCAACTGGCCGCCAGGACCGACGTCACCGCGATCTTCGCCTCCAACGACCAGATGGCACTGGGCCTGTTGCGGGCCCTGTACGAGGCGGGGCGCCATGTCCCGGGCGACGTCAGCGTCGTCGGCTACGACGACATCCCCGAGGCCGCACACCTGCTGCCCCCGCTGACCACGGTCCGCACCGACTTCCCCGAGATCGGCACCCGTTCCCTGCGCCTGCTCCTGTCCCAGCTGGACGGCCCGCCCGAGCCGGCCGTCGGCCGCGTCGTACCGGTCGAACTGATCGTGCGCAGGAGTACGGGACCGGCGCCGGGCCGCTGA
- a CDS encoding DUF4142 domain-containing protein: MRVTQRTAGTVFVIGGLAVTLTALAYPALVGIEKTTTDQARIIANTRYGPLTEADRDFVIKVRAAGLWEHPLGLMAMERGTTPEMKEAGEHLVAGHSGLDEMCRNIAPELGITLPNQASPQQQQFVATVDGSNGKQFDTTAVNIMRVTHGQIFPTIAKIRASTQNTMIRQLADLANDTVLDHITVLEKTELVNYDQVNFQQTTPPKLPKDEMTPPAPQPGSPVLVLNEPPGLDVNTSSPTPAPSPSAG; encoded by the coding sequence ATGCGCGTAACGCAACGCACGGCAGGAACCGTATTCGTGATCGGTGGGCTGGCCGTGACGCTCACCGCGCTGGCCTACCCCGCCCTCGTCGGGATCGAGAAGACGACGACCGACCAGGCACGGATCATCGCCAACACCCGGTACGGGCCGTTGACGGAGGCCGACCGGGACTTCGTCATCAAGGTTCGGGCGGCGGGGTTGTGGGAGCACCCGCTGGGGCTGATGGCGATGGAGCGGGGGACGACCCCGGAGATGAAGGAGGCCGGGGAGCATCTGGTCGCGGGGCACTCCGGGCTCGACGAGATGTGCCGGAACATCGCTCCCGAGCTGGGCATCACCCTGCCCAACCAGGCCAGCCCGCAACAGCAGCAGTTCGTGGCGACGGTGGACGGCAGCAACGGCAAACAGTTCGACACGACCGCGGTGAACATCATGCGGGTGACGCACGGGCAGATCTTCCCGACCATCGCCAAGATCCGGGCCAGCACCCAGAACACCATGATCCGGCAGCTGGCCGACCTGGCCAACGACACCGTTCTCGACCACATCACCGTGTTGGAGAAGACCGAACTCGTCAACTACGACCAGGTCAACTTCCAGCAGACCACCCCGCCGAAGCTCCCCAAGGACGAGATGACACCGCCGGCGCCGCAGCCGGGCTCACCCGTTCTCGTACTCAACGAGCCTCCGGGGCTGGATGTGAACACGAGTTCCCCGACGCCGGCTCCCAGCCCGAGCGCCGGGTGA